Below is a genomic region from Thunnus thynnus chromosome 22, fThuThy2.1, whole genome shotgun sequence.
TATTAATCCTTCTTGTTTTCGCCAACAGGACATGGAGATCAGTGTCACAGAGCTGCAAACTATACTGAACAGGATCATCAGCAAACGTTAGTAACAGCAGTGGAAGTTTATTTCTTCTCATAAAAGTGTAGCATTTCAATTACTATTCTAATATACTTTGCATCAAGACTGGATTACCAACTGGGCCGATGGGCGACTGCCAAGGGACCCCAAAAACCCCCAGGTTTACTCCATATCATTTGGGTCTacaaatttgattaattgcagaTTTGACCTTAATTGTTTGGGTTCATATTGAGCtcatttgttgtaaagttgtgtttttatcaaattGTACACTGAAAACTTGTGGCAAGGTGGTATTATTCCACCAAAGTATCATATGAGTCAAACATAGATTACTCTAAGGCTGCaaacaacaattattttctttaataattgATTTTCCAGTGtatataatgtcagaaaatgtcaataATTATTCCCTGAAGCCCAATTTAACATATTCAAAGTACTTGTCTTATTTGACCAaaagtcaaaaacccaaagatcttgagtttactatcatagaaaaagatgaatcaattatcaaaagtCAACTTATTTATCAATAAActaatttaatttcagctctaGAGTACTACCTTGTACTACCTAGTGGGGGTCAACAACAACTTTTTGCCCTGGGGCCCCATAGTAGGATAATCTGGCCATGCTTTGCATCCATTATGTAAAATAGCttctaattcattttttaatgttccactctctctttcttatgcaaacagacaaagacCTGAAGACAGACGGCTTCACAAAAGAGGCTTGTCGCAGTATGATAAACCTCATGGACGTATCCTTGAACATAATTTGTTATCTTTAGCTCCGATGGTGCTGGATGTCATCTGGAACCAGTTGGTTAGATTTTGCTGTCGAGGccctttttctcttgtcttaaGATTCTTCTGATATCGACCTTTTGTGATAATAGAAATTAGGTTTATTGTGCTGGCAGACTTGTTGTTCCCTTAACCTCTTGGCTCAGACGGACGGCAGTGGAAAGCTGGGATTGGCAGAATTCCATGTACTCTGGGAAAAGATTAAACGATACCTGGTGAGATCAAACCCTGATCGGTCAAGCAGGGTTATCAGGCTAAATAGTATTGATTCAGCTTCATGAGAATTCATGAGACAGCTTGTTACTTGTTTTGACATTTGGCCAGTGTACtggtttttggtctttttgttctgtcctcctgctgtctgtttttattcattctcCATCTGTTTGTGTTAACATGTTAGACTATATTCAGGGAATTTGACCTGGACAAGTCGGGCACCATGAGCTCCTATGAGATGAGGATGGCTCTCGATTCAGCAGGTGATGTACTCACAAGTTCAAAATCCTTTTagcttgcttttcatttcaataaaagtgaaaaaaatgtaagaatCACACATTTTACCAAACATTTAGAAAGTGGCTCGACTCCTGGATTCCAGTTTCCAAATAAAAAGAAGcctctttttgacatttttttgatgttttttttccatctcttaCTGTCTTCCAGGATTCAAGCTGACAAACCACCTCTTCCAACTGATCATCCTGCGCTACACAGAGGCAGACATGGCTGTCGACTTTGACAACTTTGTCACCTGTCTGGTCAGATTGGAGACCATGTTCAGTGAGTCCCATTGCTGCACAGTTCACCAGAAAAACAGTTCACCTGCTTCTCAAACCATTTCAGTCACATCATCATTGAAGTTTGCCTCAAAAGTGTCTAATTTTTATCAGTCAAACAAGAACCATTGGTTATTCAACATCATTAAATTACATAGGATTAATGCTCAAAGTGctacatataaaaacagaattctTGCATTTGGCTTGTAAAGTGAGTGATTCTCGTTGTTTCTGTAGAAACCTTCAAGACCATGGACACAGATGCAGATGGTGTCATATCCCTTACCTTCTTTCAGGTATGGCCACATAACAGAAATGCTCCCATATAGTAAAACAATGTCTTTGCAATTCACGCAGATTTCTTCTAAATTTGTACTGAAACAGCTGGTGTTTTCTTATGTTGTGTGGCATATTTACTCGCCACATCTGTAACAACCTGCTCTCTCTGTTCTACAGTGGATTACCCTGACCATGTTTGCCTAGAGGTGAGGGGACTCCTCAGTAACTGTTGCACTCCAGGCCCTGTATGTGTTGTTTCAGAAGTGCCTTTTCACCTTCAagttcttcctcttctccatgCTGCTCACTGCTGAGGCCctctgatgctaaaaaaaacaacaactgtaaATTCCTCTTTACAGTGCCTGTGTAAGAAAAATGTGCCAATCCTGTATTTGTCACCTGTTTTTGCCAAACTAAGGAAGCTCACTCCTTGTAGCCAGGTAGTCAAATTCAAGGTTAGCACTGAAAATGTTAGCGCAGAACTACTCTTGGGGCAGAAATAATCTCATTGGTTAAATTTCAGTCTATGGAGACAAAAAAAGCCCCACAGTAGCTGGcttggttgaaaaaaaaaaccttcttaGCCTAGCTGTTGTTCATGTTTAAAGAAATGTTAGCCATACTAGCCTTTAGCTACCAGGCTATGGAGGATCAAACCTGACTTATTAGAAagtaaattattaaatgaaGTGGTCaaataaactgaagaaaaaattAATAAACACTAAATTACATAAATGCAAATAGAAATTGAGGaggaaaatgtatatatattcctcattatttatttttttattatcaccTTACAAGATATTTTCCTTGAGCATAATTTATCTGTCCATCAACAAAGTTTATTTTCTCAGCATAATTGATTTTTCCTCAAGCTGGTTTAAGTCTGTGCAGGACAATATATTGGTGTACATGATTAATTACAAGAAACTACAATTCAATAATAATATGTTTACGGTAATTTTGAAACCAGCCATTACAGacaattatattttttactttaaaatgtcCTGCTCAGCATATCTTCTTTTCTCATCTGATGTTTAAAACGtttaaatattgatatatttatcGGCCTAAAAATTCAATTGTAGGTTTGGCTATATAATTTAACCTTTATCATGAAAAAAActaatttctctttttccaaaaacatcAAGTTTGGTTCTCCATATCCACTAAGGTAGGCAGCTAAGCTAAAGGTAAGCTAAACTTGTGAATGTTATAGTCAAGATGGAATTATTTGTCTTGACCAGAGGACCACCTTTGTTTCTCAAGTTTGCCAGGTAGCTAACTAGTGCTTTAGAGATGTACTTTTTACAGTTCACACTGTCAGTCTGGCAGGTCTTGACCAccttttaatcaattttaaatcagattttaatgGTGTTTTATTGGAAATGATCAATCAGTCATTACACATTGGCTATCATTCATGATAAGCACTTGATTTTAAGGGATCCCTCTGCATGTGTTCATTCATTGGTGGAGGGAAAATAGTACTTTTTTGACAGGTTttcaattaaatcaattaattgatatGTGAAAAATCTCATGTGGCAAGTAGACCAAGAGTTTCTTCGGAGAATTTGACAATCTGCAGATCAATTGTgtctttaagtttttttttctattttaaaatggGATGTATTATCACAATCTCAACATCAGATGTGATGGATATTGAAACCTGCTGCTCAGCCTACTCTTTTTGACTCTACAACATTCAGTGCATATGAATGTCGCCAATATGTATCTCTACTCGGCCTTCGTAGCGACGTTGCTGGACTGGCACTTTCTGTTTATATCTGGTGCCAAACTTTGCTTTCACCTCAGCATCAAGGACTTACCGCAGTGGTGCTGCGCTGTATCATAGAGAATGTGCTCtattatatttctttaaatcTAATCCTGGCCAGCTTTAAGACATGTGTGTTTATCATTATGCATGGCACTTTTTACAGACTGTTtaaaatatggagaaaaaaaaaaccccaaaaacttTTATATCGTGGCTGGAACTGGATGTTATATTGGATAAAAAAAGGATGTGTCAGCCTTGTTTAATCTCGCCTTTCAAAAGGGAACAAGAACATGTCAATATTTTAGGTGAAGGTAAACAATTATGCAAGACAGAATAGATGGAAACCTTGTATGCATGCGTTGTGAAATGTGATATGTATGTCTGCCTGCCTGATTTCTGTTCAACAAGGGGAgcaagtattttattttaagagtTGTATTCCATAATAACATGTTACTTttggggtgaaaaaaaaagacttgaggGGCATCATTTGATTTGAGTATGGAGGGTGTAAatgaaaattttattttaatgtagcAGAGTTGACCTGAAAGTGTTTCAAATACCAAAACTGTTTCTTCTGCCAATAACTGtcattttaggtgtttttttttttgtaaatgggAGATTCACATTTTgaaattatgctttttgtgactGCCAAACAGTTTCCTTTTGTATGATACTCGATGCCAGCGTTCTTGTATTACGTTTTTGCCAGGTAATGCTTATATAACATCACCTAATGTTTACAACATATAACATTCTGGATCCCTTTGAACCCGTCAGTCATGCAACACATTGGTTTACTGTGTAACTTCTCTGTAAAACTCCACTACACCCTTGAAAATAAAAGCAAGTGATGTTTTCACAAGTCTCTAAATTAATGGTCAACTTATATTTGTGTTGAATCTGTAGGTCAAGTCTGGGGAAAGTGATTATATTGATGGTTGTGAAtcattaaatgaatgaaaatgtgttataCTGTCagacaatggaaaaaaaaatgcccacCCACACCCCaaagaacaacacaaacaaacttaaTATAGTAATAAATAGTACCTTTAGTAATAacattcatattaaaaaaaaaacaagcacagtAAAATACCTTAAATCCACTAATGTACATATTTCAACATCATAATATTAAGATCTTTACAGCAAATTTTGGCTCATTGTTAAGTTAAATTGCAGACATTTATACAAGCTGATCAAATATTAAGTTAGAACAAATACGCCTCAtttaaaatgatacaaaaaaaaaaaaaaaacaacactgggAGCCACTCAGAAGAGGAATGTAAGGCACAGTGACATGAAAACAAAGGTTTGTGTGCATTCTGCATTTGTGTTCGATCCAAATTTAGTGAGATTCTTTAGATGACTGCGTTGCTATCATCTATTGACCTAAGACTAAAAACAGCCCAACTGCTCACCTAAGTAATAAACTAAGTGGGATTTTCTTTGGCAGAATAGCATTAAATGTGAACCATAAGGTCACACTACAAGGCTAGCATCTGACTAGCATGGTTGCCGCCGTTGGAGCATGGCGTCTCTTTAGGCGTAGTTGTTGTTGTGCTCGATCTTGGTCACCATGGTGGAAACCAGCCGCTCCAGTTGCTCCGCTCTCTGCTTGCCCGTCTGGAGGACCTCCTCGTGGTTGGCCTTCTCTTCGCTGTCGTAGTCCATCACCGCCTGGTTGGTGATCAGCGAAAGGGCGAAGACGCGCATGCCGCAGTGACGTGCGATGATCACCTCGTGGACTGTGCTCATGCCTGGAAAGGAAAAGAgggtatttaaaataaaacgcTGGGATAAACATAAAAAGTTACCAGGATAGATACAAAAGAGTtaaatataatgtgtttattttgactgCTCAGAAATCATGTAATGTGATTTCACGCTGGCTGGCCTCTGATGTTTACATCAACAGAGAGAATGCGCATCTAATGTTGGTGAGTCCAGCTTTACTATCTTCAGTTTAGAAGCTTGTATTCGGCTCTATAGCTTTGATTTTATGGGTGTAGGTGCCTATATCTGACATGAAAACTAAATATAGGCAAATagagtgtatttttacataaatgtcttgacttgtgcagctttaaatgttatttcttcATGTTTCATTGCTGGATAAGTCTAAAAATATACACACCGACAGCGTCAGCGCCCAGTTTGTGCAGCATACGACACTCAGCGATGGTTTCGAACGAAGGTCCGCCCAGCACGCAGTAGACGCCCTCCTTCAGGAAGTCACCATAGCCAAGCTCTTGTCCCACATCCATggccagctgctgcagctctctgtcgTACGCGTCGGACATGCAGGGGAAACGCACACCGAACCTGTgagaggaggaagtggaagGTTTAGTGAGGgcaaagagcagaggagacCTGAGGCTAGTGTTGCTGAATGTGTGCAAACAGGTTTAACTGAGACATTCAACTTAAAAAATCCAACCACAAGAAAATATGTTGTTCTTTTTGAGACTATTTGTATGTCCAGCGTGCACAAAATTCATCTTTAAACATGCAACACCGTACACACACGAGACATGACCTACCTCTCATCGTTGGGTCCAGACAGTGGATTGTTGCCAGCAAAGCCGGGCATGTTGAGGTGGTCTTTGATGATCATGATGTCTCCCACTTTGAAGTCCTGATTGAGGCCTCCGGCTGCGTTGGTCAGCATCACCGTCTCCACACCGAGCAGCTTGAATATGCGCATGGGCAGTGTAATctggaaatacacacacacacacacagtatataaatatatacattatataaccATTCAGAGGGCACTTTGGTTTAAAGGATCTTTCAGCAGCGTGACCGGACATGAAGCATTTTCTAGAGGCCACAGATTTCACAGCAGTTTGCGCCTTAATGACGTCAAACCCAGTGTTTAAATACACTCAGAGAACTAGGACACAAACCTTCTGGATTGGGTAGCCCTCATACAGGTGGAAGCGcccctgcatacacacacatggccTCCCCTTTAAGGTGCCGAACACCAGCCGTCCTGCGTGTCCGTGCACTGCAAGAAACAATACAACCCATTCAGTAAATATCAGCAGTACATTACAACCAGTCAGCAGCTGAGAGGTGTGTCGTGGGTAAACTCACCGGTGCTCTGGGGGAAGTTGGGGATGTCCTTGTAGTTGAAGGCAACCTGGTCCTTTAACATGTCAGCCAGCCCTCCGAGACCCGAGCCGCACACGATGCCAACTGAGGGCCGGACGTCTGTCTGGGCCAGCAGCCAATCAGCGGTGGCCTTGCAGTCCTCGTAGCTGTAGCTGAATGACACGAGAAGAAGGTCGGAGGTTAGGGTGACCAAAGTAAGTCAATCCAGCAGGAATCAATGCAAAGGTTAGGGCATTATCTCATGTCAGGTTATCTTAAAATGAtgcaaaaacaacttttatcaAGTCTTGTGAAGCAGAGGGAGATCAGCAGTTATGTATCTTGTAGtgatgttaacatttttttttcgtATCCTCTGTGACTTTACTGCAGGAGATACTTCTTTTTCCCAGTGTCCTTATTCACCTCTCTGTCCCTCCTAATTCCTTAAGTAGCGGTGATATGATCATTATTATCAGATTACAGGATaagagttttctttttctttctgggCAGCAGGCCTAATCCGAGAACTGCTACTAATAAGGATGTGACTTTtgaagacacacactcacacacacattcctgcaGAGTCACAGCAGTATATCACGCCTCTATTGCACTTCAATGGTAATATCTTCATGTCTGCTGAGCTGAAATATCACACTCTCCTGTGTCCTGTAATTACCATAATTTGACaatttgtttggtgtttggtccTTAAAGGCAGTGCTATAAATAGTGACACTAAGAAGACATCTGAAGCCATAAAACAGCCCCAATAAGGAATATTCATATcattaaaaaatgcaaacaagtaaaaatatgccaaaagacaaaaactccctcagaaataaatgaatggtTTTTCATTTGCTGCCCAGAGCGCATGTGcgcatttttttttctcgccGGTTTATTTTTTGCTCGCGGTCCTGACTTGCCCGTGAAGGAGCCATGTGTTCAGCTGCACGGGGAGAGGAAAGCTGAAAGTACAGTCTGTCCAAAAGTGTAGTCTACTCACCCATTGTTTGCCTCTGGAAACATCgctgaagattaaaaaaaagaagagtctGGTGAGGTAAGAAAAAAGTAGCAAATGTGTGACTGCACACTTTTTTAAACGCACAAGTTCCAAAGCGGTGAAACGATGAATCAGAGCCCAGctgtttgaaaaatattgaatattataGATGAGAAAAAATTTAAAAGTCTTCTTTTAGTTTAATGTATAGTTTTTCTTCTATTCGTTCGTCTGGTTGAGTCCCGTTAAAATCTTCTGATCTTCTCACTTGAGTCTGGAGGAAAGGCGCACTCGCCGGATTTATTATAGGTCCAGAGCCCCTCCGCCCCCAAGTCCCTCATCTGCTCAAAATGACGCATGTGGATGCTGCTGTCCCATTGGCTGTGCGGACACACCTTCATCATAGTATACAACTTGGAAGAGGAAATATATGTGTGTTCCGATCGACAGCCTCCACCCCATTCATCCCCCGCCCTCTCCACAGCTGCGGAGGAAGCGTTCACCGTTCTGCAGTACTGGATGTCCACATCATAGTCAACGGGGAATGACAGCATTCAATACTCATTCACCCAAACATCTGTGAATGATCGATGGACACCTTACTGATCGATATTCCAGTTGTACATTTTCAGCATGAATCAGGTTGTTTTGAGCTTCACGTGTCTAAACTGGTTCACCTCAACATCAGTTTGTGAATGTTGGTGATGGGGATATTTCACCACATCAGCCAAAGCATGAGCTATAGACAAGGTATATATTAATGCTGAatcatgtattattattatattcccttgaatgagagaGTATGTCCAATCTTTTGagtggtactgtatatatagtacTGTATaaacactcactgagcactttattaggaacaactgtgcaatctaatgcaatccaacacaacagctctgccacaAATTCTACATTTATACCATTAAAACATACACGAGGGGGACAatatattaggaacactttccAATATAACGCACTCCAGTACATCACCACCGCCCAT
It encodes:
- the pnp5a gene encoding purine nucleoside phosphorylase 5a, with amino-acid sequence MFPEANNGYSYEDCKATADWLLAQTDVRPSVGIVCGSGLGGLADMLKDQVAFNYKDIPNFPQSTVHGHAGRLVFGTLKGRPCVCMQGRFHLYEGYPIQKITLPMRIFKLLGVETVMLTNAAGGLNQDFKVGDIMIIKDHLNMPGFAGNNPLSGPNDERFGVRFPCMSDAYDRELQQLAMDVGQELGYGDFLKEGVYCVLGGPSFETIAECRMLHKLGADAVGMSTVHEVIIARHCGMRVFALSLITNQAVMDYDSEEKANHEEVLQTGKQRAEQLERLVSTMVTKIEHNNNYA